The Desulfovibrio sp. TomC genome contains the following window.
AGGTTGGGCCGCATGTGGGTGCCGATGACCGGCATATCGGGCCGATCGGCCGGGGCCGGATCGGCCTCGGTGCGGGCGGTGATCCGAGCTGACTGGCCCATGCCGGCCAGGATATCGACGAACGCGCCGTAGAGCGGCACGATGCGGGTGGCCGGCGCGGCCAGATGAATGGTCGTGCCCAGGTCGTCGGTGGCGGCCACGGCCTCGGCCCGGGATGGTTCAGGGCGTCCCAGAGACAACGCCAGGGCCAGGGCCAGGACCGGGAACAGCCAGGGCCTGGGGCGCGCCGGTCGTCGGGTGGGGGATGACAATGATATCGGTTTCATAAATCCTCGAAAGGGTTGGCTGCGTAAAGACGGCGGCAGTCGGGCCATCGGCCTCGATGCGGCCGTTTTTGAGAAACACCAGCCGCCGGCAAAAGAGCGCGGCCAGATTGATGTCGTGCAAGGCGGCCAGGATGGTGGTCCCGGTCGCGTTGCGGGCGGCCAGGAGTTGGTAGAGTTCAATTTTTCTGGCCACATCCAGGTTGGCCGAGGCTTCATCCAACAGGAGCACGTCGCTTTCCTGGGCCAAGGCCCGGGCGGTCAGGACCCGCTGGAATTCGCCGCCGGACAGTTCCCCCAACCGCCGTGGGGCCAGATCGGCCACGCCGACCGCTGCCATGGCCGCGTCGGCCGCGGTGGCGTCGTCTGTGCCATAGCCGCCCAGAAAGGACAGGTACGGATAGCGCCCCATGAGCACCAGGGAGCGCACGGTCAGCTCCCCGGCGTTCTCGCCGCGTTGGGGCACGGCGGCCACTTTCCGGGCGCGTTCCCGGTCGGTCATGGCGGCCACGTTGGCGCCATCCAGGCGCACCGTGCCGCCCCCCGGGGAGAGGACTCCGGAAAGCGTCAAGAGGAGCGTGGTCTTGCCGGCTCCGTTTGGCCCGAGGATGCCCACCATTTCGCCAGCGGCAACCTCCAGGTCGATGTCGTGGAGCACCGGCCGGCCGTGGTAGCCGCTTTGCAGTTTCTGGCACCGGATCATGTCCGGGCTCCGCTTCGGCCGGTGAGCAGCAAGGCGCAGAAAAACGGACCGCCGCACAGGGCCGTGACCACGCCGACCGGCAGCTCTGCGCCGCCGGGCAGGATGGTGCGGGCCAGGACATCGGAGGCCACCAGCAAGGCCCCGCCGGCCAGGGCGCTTTGCAGGAGCAAGGTGCCGTGTTCGCCGCCGTAGAGCCGGCGGCAGGCATGGGGGGCGATGAGGCCGACAAA
Protein-coding sequences here:
- a CDS encoding ABC transporter ATP-binding protein gives rise to the protein MIRCQKLQSGYHGRPVLHDIDLEVAAGEMVGILGPNGAGKTTLLLTLSGVLSPGGGTVRLDGANVAAMTDRERARKVAAVPQRGENAGELTVRSLVLMGRYPYLSFLGGYGTDDATAADAAMAAVGVADLAPRRLGELSGGEFQRVLTARALAQESDVLLLDEASANLDVARKIELYQLLAARNATGTTILAALHDINLAALFCRRLVFLKNGRIEADGPTAAVFTQPTLSRIYETDIIVIPHPTTGAPQALAVPGPGPGPGVVSGTP